Within Streptomyces albofaciens JCM 4342, the genomic segment GCAGGCGCTGCTCGTCCGGGCCGTCGCCGGGCGCGGCGGGCGTGCGGATCGTGCTCTCCGGGAAGCGGCTGCCGGGCAGCGGCCAGACCTGTTCGCCGTCCAGCAGGACCCGGTACGGGGTCTCGCTGTCCGGCGCCAGCCCGGAGACGGGCACCAGCGCGTAATGGTGCCCGGCCACCTGCCAGGTGCGCTCGGCGCCGCCCGCGCCGCTCTCGCACCGCACGTGCACCTCGCAGGGCCGGTCGGTCTCCACCCACACCGTCGCGCTGATCTCGTCCACGTACCGCAGCAGCGGCCCCAGGCGCAGTACGGCCATCGGCGATCCTCCCCCGTACGGGGCCGGTGCCCGTACGTGTGTGCTCAGAGGATAGGAGCCGACCACAGGGCGACGGGGCGGCTCCGGCCTCCTCGACGGAGAAAGACGGAGCCATCCGGTCGTACGGTTGCGCCACTTGGACGCCGGACGGTCAGAAGCGATCAAGCGCCTGCCGGACCACCGCGCCACCCGGAAACGGCAGCGGCCGCAGCCGCGGCCACGACAGCGACCGCGACGGCAGCCGCAACCGCAACCGCGACGGCGACCGCGCTCAGCAGCGGTCCAGGATCTTCTTCAGCGCAGCCTTCTCGGCCTTGTCGGCCGTCAGCCCGTACGCGTGCTTCACCGACACCCACATCCGCGCGTACGTGCAGTGGTACGAGGTCTTCGGCGGCAGCCACTCGGCCGGGTCCTTGTCGCCCTTGGCCTGGTTCACGTTGTCGGTGACGGCGATCAGCTGCGCGTGGGTGAGGTCGTTGGCCAGCTGCTGGCGGCGCGCGGTGGTCCACTGCCGCGCCCCGGACCGCCACGCCTCCGACAGCGGTACGACGTGGTCGATGTCCACGTCGGAGGCCTGGGTCCACACGCCGTCGTCGTAGGCCGACTTCCAGACGCCGCTGGTGGCCGCGCACTTGCTGTCGGTCTGGACGTTCTCGCCGTCCCGCTTGAGCACGACCTCGCGCGTGTTGCAGTTCTTGCCCTGATCGGACCAGTGCGGGAACTTGTCGCGGCTGTAGCCGTCCTGCGGCCCCTCGGCCTGCTCCTTGAGCTGGGCGAGGTACGTGCGCGCCGTCGCGGCGTCCGGCGGGGTGGGCGGCGCCGCCTGGGCGGGCTGGGTGCCGAGTACCAGCGTGCAGACGAGGGCGGCGGCGGACCCGGCGGCGGCCGTGACACGACGCGCGTAGACCTTGGGCATCGGAACTCCCTTGCTGTGGGGGGAAGTTGACGTGCGGGACGGCCTCATGGTGCTGCCGTGGGGTTACCAGGGGGCGGTCCTCAGGTAACAGAGTGACGACATGCTCACGTCACTTCAAGGGGTTGACGTGACGTCATCCGCCCCCGGCGGGAGGGGCTGTGGCCCGCGCGGGCGCGTGCGCCCCCGGCGGCTGACCCGGTGGGCCGGTGGCCGGGCCTACAGTGATCGCGTGCTGCTGCCGGTCAACGCCACCCTCGGGGTCGTTCTCGCCGTCCTGCTGGCCGCCGCCGTGGCCGTCGCCGCGCTCGCGCGCCTCGGTCACGCGCGGGCCATCGCCCTCGCCGGCGTGCGCGCCGCCCTCCAGCTCGCCGCCGTCTCCTACCTCATCGGCTGGGTCGTACGGTCCGTGCCCTGGCTGCTGTGTTTCCTCGTACTGATGTTCGCCGTCGCCGTACGGACCGCCGGCCGCCGCCTCACCCCGAATCGCACCTGGTGGTGGGCGGCCGCCCCGCTCGCCGCCGGCGTCGTGCCGGTCGTCGGCGCCCTGGTGCTCACCGGCCTGGTCCCGCCGCGCGGCATCACCCTCATCCCCGTGGCGGGCATCCTCATCGGCGGCGCGCTCACCGCCACCGTCCTCGGCGGGCGACGGGCGCTGGACGAGCTGGAGACGCGGCGCGGCGAGGTGGAGGCGGGCCTGGCGCTGGGCCTGCCCGACCGGGAGGCCCGGCTGGAGGTCGCCCGTCCGGCCGCGTCCGACGCGCTGCTGCCGGGGCTGGACCAGACCCGCACGGTGGGGCTCGTCACACTTCCCGGAGCCTTCGTGGGCATGCTGCTGGGCGGCGCCTCACCCGTTCAGGCGGGCGCGGTGCAGCTGTTCGTCCTGGTGGCGCTGCTGGCCGTACAGGCGGCGGCCGTAGCGGTGGTGCTGGAGCTGGTGGCCCGCGGGCGCCTGCACCGCGTACCCTTGGCCACAGCAGAAGGGGAGTAGCTCTTCGCCGGACCGTCGACATACTGCCCGCCCGTCGGCCGTCACCGCCCAGGTGACCGGCCGCCCGAGGCGGGCCGGCGCCCGGAGCGCGGCAGGTGACCGGTGTCCCTGCCACGCCAGCGAGACCTTCGGCCGCAGTGTTCGTGTGGACACCTGTCCGCGCGAAGGACGCTGCCGTGCCGAAGCGAACCCTTTTCCGGGCCCCTCGGCGCGGCCCGACCGAACGAGGTAAGACACCCCGTGTTCAGTTTCACCGTCGCCGCCGTCGTCTTCGGCGTCGTCTTCCTGGCCGAGCTGCCGGACAAGACCGCACTGGCCGGTCTGGTGCTCGGCACCCGTTACCGCGCTTCGTACGTCTTCGCCGGCGTCGCCGCGGCCTTCACCGTGCACGTCGCGCTCGCGATCGCCGCCGGCAGCGTGCTGTCCCTGCTCCCGCACCGCCTCGTCCAGGCGGTCGTCGGGGTGCTCTTCCTCGCGGGCGCGGCCGTCCTGATCTTCCGCAAGGGCGAGGACGAGGAGGAGGTCAAGAAGCCCGCCGACCAGAGCTTCTGGAAGGTCTCCGGGGCGGGCTTCATGATGATCCTGGTCGCCGAGTTCGGCGATCTGACCCAGATCATGACCGCGAACCTCGCCGCCCGCTACGACGACCCGCTCTCGGTCGGCGTCGGCGCCGTACTGGCCCTGTGGGCCGTGGCCGGGCTGGGCATCCTCGGCGGGCGCACCCTGATGAAGTACGTACCGCTGGCGCTGATCACGAAGGTGGCGGCGGCGGTGATGGTGCTGATGGCGGGGTTCAGCCTGTACGAGGCGATCACGGGGTGAGCGCGGGCGGCGGGGCGGCGCGGGCAGGTGTCCGCCCCGTCCGGCCGCCCGAACGGGGCCGCAGGCGGGCCGTCCCGCCCCTCAGGCCTCGATGTGCAGCGCTATCGACCCGTCCGCGAGCGCCTCGACCCGGACCTGGCGCAGGTCGCGTACGTGGATGTCCGGGCCGAACGCCGCGGCCCGCTCGCCGACGCCCACCACGCGCATGCCCGCGGCGCGCCCGGCGGCGATGCCCGCCTCGGAGTCCTCGAAGACCACGCAGTCCGCGGGCGCGAACCCCAGCTCGGCGGCGCCCTTGAGGAAGCCCTCGGGGTCCGGCTTGCTGGCGCTCACGGACTCCGCGGTGATCCGTACGTCCGGCATCGGCAGCCCGGCCGCGCCCATCCGGGCGTCGGAGAGGGCGCGGTCCGCGGAGGTCACCAGGGCGTGCGGGAGCCGGGCGAGGGCCGCCATGAAGGCGGGCGCGCCGGGGACCGGCACGACGCCCTCCACGTCCGCGGTCTCCTGCTCCAGCATCCGCCGGTTGTCCTCGTGGTTGAGCTCCATCGGACGGTCGGGGAGCAGCGCGGCCATCGTGGCCCAGCCCTGCCGGCCGTGCACCACCTTGAGGACCTCGTCCGCGTCCAGCCCCTGCTCGGCGGCCCAGCGGCGCCAGCAGCGCTCGACGACGGCCTCGGAGTTCACGATGGTGCTGTCCATGTCCAGCAGCAGGGCGCGGGCGGTGAGCTGGGTGGTGGCCGGCATCGGCGGGCTCCTGGGCGCTGGGGAAAGAGTCAAGCGGCTCCGCCCGCCGGTCAGGGAGTGCGGGCGGAACCACTTTGTTCCTACACGATACAAAGAGCCCCCCGTTCGAGGCCAGCCGCCCCCCGGTTCACCGGCTGCCCGGGGGTGCGCCCCGGCTCATGGTTCGACCGTCCGGGCCTCCAGTGACCTTCGGGTCTGTACGCCGTAGACTCCCGCCGGGTCCTCCCACAGGCCGAAGGTGCGCTGGAAGGCGATGACGGCCTCCCGGACGGCACGGTCGAAGCGGCCGTCCACCGGGCCCGGGTACACGGCCAGCTGCTCCAGCCGCCGTTGCAGCTCCATCACCTCCGGCCCGGTGGCTCCCTCCCGTAACACGATCGGTTCGTCCGGCGGGCTGCTCGGCGGACGGCTCGCCGGGGCGCTGGTGATGCTGCCGGACGCCGTGGCCGTGCCCGGGGCCGACGAGGGGGCGCGCGACGGCGACGGCGTACGGGGCGTGCCGGGAGGCGGCTGTGCCTGGAGTGCCCGGTTCGGCGCGTGCGTGGGGGCGGCGGAGGGGGCCGCGGTGCGGGGGCCCGGTGCGCCTCCTCCGGGGGTGTGCGCGCTGCCGCTGTCCGACGTCCGGGCGATGCTGGGCAGGTGCCGGTGGTCGTCCGGCAGGGCGCGGTGCTGGTCCGTGTCGGACAGCAGCGCGCCGCTGAGCATGACCGCGCCCGCCGCCAGGGCCGCCGCGGAGACCGCCATCGCGGCCAGGGCCGCTTGCTTTCCGC encodes:
- a CDS encoding HNH endonuclease family protein, whose product is MPKVYARRVTAAAGSAAALVCTLVLGTQPAQAAPPTPPDAATARTYLAQLKEQAEGPQDGYSRDKFPHWSDQGKNCNTREVVLKRDGENVQTDSKCAATSGVWKSAYDDGVWTQASDVDIDHVVPLSEAWRSGARQWTTARRQQLANDLTHAQLIAVTDNVNQAKGDKDPAEWLPPKTSYHCTYARMWVSVKHAYGLTADKAEKAALKKILDRC
- a CDS encoding TMEM165/GDT1 family protein, whose protein sequence is MFSFTVAAVVFGVVFLAELPDKTALAGLVLGTRYRASYVFAGVAAAFTVHVALAIAAGSVLSLLPHRLVQAVVGVLFLAGAAVLIFRKGEDEEEVKKPADQSFWKVSGAGFMMILVAEFGDLTQIMTANLAARYDDPLSVGVGAVLALWAVAGLGILGGRTLMKYVPLALITKVAAAVMVLMAGFSLYEAITG
- a CDS encoding ABC transporter permease, translating into MLLPVNATLGVVLAVLLAAAVAVAALARLGHARAIALAGVRAALQLAAVSYLIGWVVRSVPWLLCFLVLMFAVAVRTAGRRLTPNRTWWWAAAPLAAGVVPVVGALVLTGLVPPRGITLIPVAGILIGGALTATVLGGRRALDELETRRGEVEAGLALGLPDREARLEVARPAASDALLPGLDQTRTVGLVTLPGAFVGMLLGGASPVQAGAVQLFVLVALLAVQAAAVAVVLELVARGRLHRVPLATAEGE
- a CDS encoding HAD-IA family hydrolase; translation: MPATTQLTARALLLDMDSTIVNSEAVVERCWRRWAAEQGLDADEVLKVVHGRQGWATMAALLPDRPMELNHEDNRRMLEQETADVEGVVPVPGAPAFMAALARLPHALVTSADRALSDARMGAAGLPMPDVRITAESVSASKPDPEGFLKGAAELGFAPADCVVFEDSEAGIAAGRAAGMRVVGVGERAAAFGPDIHVRDLRQVRVEALADGSIALHIEA
- a CDS encoding peptidoglycan-binding domain-containing protein, encoding MTAETCPHCSAPARADGRPRCLCEAAGAEDFDPLRVRPYVRLPEGADATDATPGGAAEAMRPDPRPAPRFGSRTVPPAGSRSGARAGSRAGPRSGTRPDSHAGSYGGAYGRPHAGAHAGSPERPQAGPPSGSRGGPHARAHTGSGAEDGTEAEAGPGAEDGTGAHETARRRGKQAALAAMAVSAAALAAGAVMLSGALLSDTDQHRALPDDHRHLPSIARTSDSGSAHTPGGGAPGPRTAAPSAAPTHAPNRALQAQPPPGTPRTPSPSRAPSSAPGTATASGSITSAPASRPPSSPPDEPIVLREGATGPEVMELQRRLEQLAVYPGPVDGRFDRAVREAVIAFQRTFGLWEDPAGVYGVQTRRSLEARTVEP